One genomic window of Kaistia geumhonensis includes the following:
- a CDS encoding AAA family ATPase, with protein sequence MALPLRAIEIENYRSIRKLHLPVERLTVLVGRNGVGKSNLYRALELLQRAAAGTITRALVEEGGIESAFWAGKRRDGDLARIRLRAIFDELDYAIEIGTPAPIDEAALTAAEPMAKAEELRSLLGRKPVTLMKRGGPSAWLRDEDGSRQSYSEALIPSETALAAFRDQGRFLELELVRRALTDWRFYHDFRTDRASALRVPALAITTPTLASDGSDLAAALATVRIIRGEAPDIEAAIEDAFPGARLSFEFGRGQVALGLRLADLPRTLAVHELSDGTLAYLALVAALTSYRLPGFIALNEPEASLHPELIRPLARLIARAAERTQVWVVTHSEPLAAALAEEGGVRPRTVIKEEGATWIRGLRRVGTFDDDES encoded by the coding sequence ATGGCGCTGCCGCTCCGCGCGATCGAGATCGAGAACTACCGCTCGATCCGAAAGCTCCACCTGCCGGTCGAACGGCTGACGGTTCTTGTCGGCCGCAACGGCGTCGGCAAGTCCAATCTCTACCGCGCGCTCGAGCTCCTCCAGCGCGCGGCGGCGGGTACGATCACGCGGGCGCTGGTGGAGGAAGGCGGGATCGAGTCCGCCTTCTGGGCCGGCAAGCGGCGGGACGGAGACCTCGCGCGGATCAGGTTGCGGGCGATCTTCGACGAACTCGACTATGCGATCGAGATCGGGACGCCGGCGCCGATCGACGAGGCGGCGCTGACGGCGGCCGAGCCCATGGCGAAGGCGGAGGAATTGCGCTCGCTGCTCGGCCGCAAGCCTGTGACCTTGATGAAGCGGGGCGGGCCGTCGGCCTGGCTCCGTGACGAAGACGGTTCCCGCCAGAGCTACAGCGAGGCGCTCATCCCGTCGGAGACGGCGCTGGCCGCGTTCCGCGACCAGGGTCGCTTTCTCGAGCTGGAACTCGTGCGGCGGGCATTGACCGACTGGCGCTTCTACCACGATTTCCGCACCGATCGCGCCTCGGCCCTCAGGGTGCCGGCGCTCGCCATCACGACGCCGACGCTCGCCTCGGACGGATCGGACCTCGCCGCTGCGCTCGCGACGGTGAGGATCATCCGCGGCGAGGCGCCGGATATCGAGGCCGCGATCGAGGATGCGTTTCCCGGCGCGCGGCTCTCGTTCGAGTTCGGCCGGGGCCAGGTGGCGCTCGGCCTGCGGCTCGCCGACCTGCCGCGGACGCTCGCCGTGCACGAACTCTCGGACGGGACGCTTGCCTATCTCGCGCTGGTGGCGGCGCTCACCAGCTACCGGTTACCGGGCTTCATCGCGCTCAATGAGCCGGAGGCGAGCCTCCATCCCGAGTTGATCCGCCCGCTGGCCCGGCTCATCGCAAGGGCCGCGGAGCGCACGCAGGTCTGGGTCGTCACGCATTCCGAGCCGCTCGCGGCGGCGCTGGCGGAGGAGGGCGGGGTCCGACCGCGCACGGTGATCAAGGAGGAGGGCGCAACCTGGATCAGGGGGCTCCGGCGAGTCGGCACCTTCGACGACGATGAGTCGTGA
- the erpA gene encoding iron-sulfur cluster insertion protein ErpA, protein MTTETMTDTSGITLSDSAVKRIARILAKESEGTALRISVSGGGCSGFQYGFDLDKTRNDDDLVIERGGATVLIDQVSIPYMEGSVIDFADDLIGQSFQIRNPLATSSCGCGTSFAI, encoded by the coding sequence ATGACGACCGAAACCATGACCGACACCAGCGGCATCACCCTGTCCGACAGCGCGGTGAAGCGCATCGCGCGCATCCTTGCGAAGGAGAGCGAAGGCACGGCGCTGCGCATCAGCGTCTCGGGCGGCGGCTGCTCCGGCTTCCAGTACGGCTTCGACCTCGACAAGACGCGCAACGACGACGATCTCGTCATCGAGCGTGGCGGCGCCACCGTGCTGATCGACCAGGTGTCGATCCCCTACATGGAAGGCTCGGTGATCGATTTCGCCGACGACCTGATCGGCCAGAGCTTCCAGATCCGCAATCCGCTGGCGACCTCGTCCTGCGGCTGCGGCACGTCCTTCGCGATCTGA
- a CDS encoding deoxyguanosinetriphosphate triphosphohydrolase encodes MQGEFGGLIGFGSAGRAAYAIDPAASRGRLHPEPASPTRTPFQRDRDRIIHSTAFRRLNNKTQVFLYDEGDHYRTRLTHTIEVAQIARALARALRLDEDLAEAVALSHDLGHTPFGHAGERALDRAMAPYGGFDHNAQSLRVVTRLERRYPDFDGLNLSWETLEGLVKHNGPLMAPDGDPADLPAAIRAYSAEQDLALSTFASAEAQAAAIADDIAYDAHDIDDGLRAGLLDVRGLAEVPFLAGIMDEVARLHPGVSGPRLVNEIVRRVITRMIEDVIQQSLATIAAADPRSADEVRHLGRQTVGFSPSLAEADRAVKAYLKRHVYRHERVMSVMRAAERLVERLFERYFEDPAALPDEWQPRAEDAEPARRARRIADFLAGMTDRYALREHKRLFDAWPDLG; translated from the coding sequence GTGCAGGGCGAATTCGGCGGCCTGATCGGTTTCGGCTCTGCGGGCCGGGCCGCCTATGCGATCGATCCGGCGGCGAGCCGCGGGCGGCTGCATCCCGAGCCGGCGAGCCCGACGCGCACTCCGTTCCAGCGTGACCGCGACCGCATCATCCATTCGACCGCCTTCCGCCGCCTCAACAACAAGACGCAGGTCTTCCTCTATGACGAGGGCGACCACTATCGGACGCGCCTCACCCACACGATCGAGGTGGCGCAGATCGCGCGGGCGCTGGCGCGGGCCCTGCGGCTCGACGAGGACCTCGCCGAAGCGGTGGCGCTCTCGCACGATCTCGGCCACACGCCGTTCGGGCATGCCGGCGAGCGGGCGCTCGACCGTGCGATGGCGCCCTATGGCGGCTTCGATCACAATGCGCAGAGCCTGCGCGTCGTCACGCGGCTCGAGCGGCGCTATCCCGATTTCGACGGGCTCAACCTTTCCTGGGAGACGCTCGAAGGCCTCGTGAAGCATAATGGGCCACTGATGGCGCCGGACGGCGATCCGGCCGACTTGCCGGCGGCGATCCGTGCCTATTCCGCGGAGCAGGACCTCGCGCTTTCGACCTTCGCCTCGGCAGAGGCCCAGGCCGCGGCGATCGCCGACGACATCGCCTATGACGCCCACGACATCGACGACGGCCTCCGCGCCGGCTTGCTCGATGTGCGCGGCCTCGCGGAGGTGCCGTTCCTCGCCGGCATCATGGACGAGGTGGCACGCCTCCATCCCGGCGTGAGCGGACCGCGCCTCGTCAACGAGATCGTCCGTCGCGTCATCACGCGCATGATCGAGGATGTGATCCAGCAATCCCTCGCGACGATTGCCGCGGCCGATCCGCGCTCGGCCGACGAGGTGCGCCATCTCGGTCGCCAGACGGTGGGGTTCTCGCCGTCTCTCGCGGAGGCTGATCGCGCGGTGAAGGCCTATCTCAAGCGCCATGTCTATCGGCACGAGCGGGTCATGAGCGTCATGCGCGCCGCCGAGCGGCTCGTCGAGCGACTGTTCGAACGCTATTTCGAGGATCCGGCCGCCCTTCCGGACGAGTGGCAGCCGCGAGCGGAGGATGCCGAGCCCGCCCGCCGCGCCCGGCGGATCGCTGATTTTCTCGCCGGCATGACCGACCGTTATGCGCTGCGCGAACACAAGCGCCTGTTTGACGCTTGGCCCGATTTGGGATAG